A single genomic interval of Mangifera indica cultivar Alphonso chromosome 5, CATAS_Mindica_2.1, whole genome shotgun sequence harbors:
- the LOC123217499 gene encoding mavicyanin-like: MAFAKNVVALLLLTTIFGGSLGAVYKVGDSAGWTVVGNVDYNKWASTKNFHVGDVIVFSYNNQFHNVKQVTHKDFKSCNATSAMAVYTSGSDSITLNNTGHHYFMCGFPGHCEAGQKVDIMVTPVSLSPTTSPFNALPPSGSPLPAPTPTATINTASSLQSFKLLWALFPLAFLVIGFGY, from the exons ATGGCTTTTGCCAAGAATGTGGTGGCTTTGCTGTTGTTGACAACCATTTTTGGAGGTTCACTTGGTGCTGTTTACAAAGTTGGTGATTCTGCTGGGTGGACTGTTGTGGGCAACGTTGATTACAATAAATGGGCTTCCACCAAGAACTTCCACGTTGGTGATGTCATTG TTTTCAGTTACAACAATCAATTTCATAACGTGAAGCAAGTAACCCATAAAGATTTTAAGTCATGCAATGCAACATCTGCAATGGCTGTCTACACTTCCGGCTCTGACTCTATCACCCTAAATAACACTGGTCACCACTATTTCATGTGCGGCTTTCCTGGCCACTGTGAAGCTGGACAAAAGGTTGATATCATGGTGACTCCAGTTTCTCTAAGCCCAACTACAAGTCCTTTTAATGCTCTGCCACCGTCAGGCTCACCATTGCCCGCACCGACTCCCACTGCTACAATCAACACTGCTTCATCTCTCCAATCTTTTAAACTTTTGTGGGCTTTGTTTCCGCTTGCATTTCTTGTTATTGGTTTTGGATACTAG
- the LOC123217418 gene encoding stellacyanin-like: MALAIKKTLAFFMMIFAFQVSFATVYKVGDSAGWTLPIIGHVNYTDWASNKTFRLGDILLFTYKNQFHNVEQVTQKNYASCIATSPIASYSSGNDSITLKTIGRKYFICGTPGHCQLGQKFGINVTAIRHAASGTTV; encoded by the exons ATGGCTTTAGCAATTAAGAAGACACTAGCTTTCTTTATGATGATTTTTGCTTTTCAAGTCTCTTTTGCAACTGTCTACAAGGTGGGTGACTCTGCTGGGTGGACGCTGCCAATTATCGGACATGTCAATTACACCGATTGGGCTTCCAACAAGACCTTCCGCCTTGGAGATATTCTTC TATTCACCTACAAGAATCAATTTCATAACGTGGAACAAGTAACCCAGAAAAATTATGCGTCTTGCATTGCAACATCTCCGATCGCTTCTTACAGCAGCGGCAACGACTCTATCACCCTCAAAACGATTGGCCGCAAGTATTTCATTTGTGGTACTCCCGGTCACTGTCAACTGGGACAGAAATTTGGCATCAACGTCACTGCAATCCGTCATGCCGCTTCAGGAACAACAGTCTGA
- the LOC123217603 gene encoding stellacyanin-like, with the protein MALAIKKTLAFLMIITAFQVSFATVYKVGDSAGWTLPSIGQVNYTKWASNKTFHVGDVLVFTYDILYHNVERVTQKNYGSCNATSPIASYSTGNDSITLKKIGHKYFICGVDDHCQMGMKIDINVTTISPAAPPTAV; encoded by the exons ATGGCTTTAGCAATTAAGAAGACACTAGCTTTCTTAATGATCATAACTGCTTTTCAGGTCTCTTTTGCAACTGTTTACAAGGTGGGTGACTCTGCTGGGTGGACGTTGCCAAGTATCGGACAAGTCAATTACACCAAATGGGCTTCTAACAAGACCTTCCATGTTGGAGATGTTCTTG TATTCACCTACGACATTCTATATCATAACGTGGAACGAGTAACCCAGAAAAATTATGGGTCTTGCAATGCAACGTCTCCCATCGCTTCTTACAGCACTGGCAACGACTCTATCACCCTCAAAAAGATTGGCCACAAGTATTTCATTTGTGGTGTTGATGATCACTGTCAAATGGGTATGAAAATTGACATCAACGTAACTACAATTTCTCCTGCCGCTCCACCAACAGCAGTCTGA
- the LOC123217384 gene encoding stellacyanin-like, with the protein MALAIRKTLAFFMMITAFQVSFATVYKVGDSAGWTLPFIGHVNYTDWASNKTFHVGDVLEFTYSNLFHNVEQVTQKKYESCDATSPIASYSSGNDYIILKTIGHEYFICGVADHCLLGQKVDINVTAISPLV; encoded by the exons ATGGCTTTAGCAATTAGGAAGACACTAGCTTTCTTTATGATGATTACTGCTTTTCAAGTCTCTTTTGCAACTGTTTACAAGGTGGGAGACTCGGCTGGGTGGACGTTGCCATTTATCGGACATGTCAATTACACCGATTGGGCTTCCAACAAGACCTTCCATGTAGGAGATGTTCTTG AATTCACCTACAGCAACCTATTTCATAACGTGGAACAAGTAACCCAGAAAAAGTATGAGTCTTGTGATGCAACATCTCCCATCGCTTCTTACAGCTCCGGCAACGACTATATCATCCTCAAAACGATTGGCCACGAGTATTTTATTTGTGGTGTTGCCGATCACTGTCTACTGGGACAGAAAGTTGACATCAACGTCACTGCAATTTCTCCTCTCGTCTGA
- the LOC123217475 gene encoding tetra-peptide repeat homeobox protein 1-like, which translates to MAFAIRNVVALLMIKTLCQATFAVVYEVGDSAGWTLPIWGNVDYDKWASSKKFHVGDVLVFKYTRLLYDVKQVTKEHFKACHAKYPIATYTSGYDNVTLETHGDMYFVSGAPGHCHFGQKLHVIVNQISGVNPILGINPIVKRTLIPSVNPILSVNPNPTINPIPVVNPIQGVNPIPGVNPIPGVNPISGVNPIPGVNPIPVVKPIPVRGLNPIPTINPIPDVNPIPIVKPIPIPVVNPIPDVNPIPVVKPIPIAGVNPIPDVNPIPAVNPIPIVKPIPVPAVNPIPDVNPIPAVNPIPTVNPIPVVNPIPIIKPIPIVTPIVVPPVYIISPAPAPAYS; encoded by the exons ATGGCTTTTGCAATCAGGAATGTGGTAGCTCTCTTGATGATCAAAACTCTTTGTCAAGCCACTTTCGCCGTTGTTTACGAAGTCGGAGACTCTGCAGGCTGGACTCTGCCGATTTGGGGGAATGTTGATTATGACAAATGGGCTTCCTCTAAGAAGTTCCATGTTGGAGATGTTCTTG TATTCAAATACACCAGGCTACTTTATGACGTGAAACAAGTAACGAAGGAACATTTCAAGGCTTGCCATGCAAAATATCCCATCGCTACTTACACCAGTGGCTACGACAATGTCACCCTCGAAACACATGGAGACATGTATTTCGTGTCTGGTGCTCCTGGTCACTGTCATTTTGGTCAAAAGCTTCACGTCATCGTCAACCAAATCTCAGGCGTTAACCCTATCCTAGGCATCAACCCGATTGTTAAACGAACCCTAATCCCAAGCGTCAACCCAATCCTAAGTGTCAACCCGAACCCAACCATCAACCCAATCCCAGTGGTCAATCCCATCCAAGGTGTCAACCCGATCCCAGGCGTCAATCCCATTCCAGGTGTCAACCCAATCTCAGGGGTCAACCCAATCCCAGGCGTCAACCCGATCCCAGTTGTTAAACCAATCCCAGTCCGAGGTCTCAACCCGATCCCAACCATCAACCCAATCCCAGACGTTAACCCAATCCCAATAGTTAAACCAATCCCAATCCCTGTTGTCAATCCAATTCCAGACGTCAACCCGATCCCAGTAGTTAAACCAATCCCAATCGCAGGTGTCAACCCGATTCCAGACGTTAATCCAATCCCAGCCGTCAACCCAATCCCAATTGTTAAACCAATCCCAGTCCCGGCCGTCAACCCAATCCCAGATGTCAATCCAATCCCAGCCGTCAACCCAATCCCAACCGTCAATCCGATCCCAGTTGTTAACCCAATTCCAATCATTAAACCAATTCCAATCGTCACACCAATTGTTGTTCCCCCAGTTTACATAATTAGTCCAGCACCAGCTCCTGCTTATAGTTAA
- the LOC123215403 gene encoding probable receptor-like protein kinase At2g42960 produces MSSEGSLNTELSKKTQFLGLKLWVLIGISVGAFIVLILCILSVWVSFRRKSRRSLDKFSLTQIPNVSKEIKVDRVGGQSFNDRPESLFLMVQDKSSDRNSEKMLVRKSSDPDNMSQCSSIYLQERACSSQSGEEGSSGTVQKHSSLSYGGLVTASPLVGLPEVSHLGWGHWFTLRDLQLATNRFAAENVLGEGGYGVVYRGRLINGTEVAVKKLLNNLGQAEKEFRVEVEAIGHVRHKNLVRLLGYCIEGVHRMLVYEYVNNGNLEQWLHGAMRQHGPLTWEARMKVILGTAKALAYLHEAIEPKVVHRDIKSSNILIDDEFNAKVSDFGLAKLLDFGESHITTRVMGTFGYVAPEYANTGLLNEKSDIYSFGVLLLEAVTGRDPVDYGRPANEVNLVEWLKMMVGTRRAEEVVDPNLEVKPAMRSLKRALLVALRCVDPDADKRPTMSQVVRMLEADEYPFREDRRNRKSHTASMDIESVKESNDIESKVGDSESYISESTHG; encoded by the exons ATGTCATCTGAGGGTTCTCTAAATACTGAATTATCAAAGAAGACACAATTTTTGGGTCTAAAACTATGGGTTTTGATTGGTATATCTGTTGGTGCATTTATAGTTTTGATTCTTTGTATCTTATCTGTGTGGGTTTCATTTCGGAGGAAATCTAGAAGATCGTTAGATAAGTTCTCCCTCACCCAAATACCCAATGTATCAAAAGAAATCAAGGTTGACAGAGTTGGGGGTCAGAGTTTTAATGACCGCCCTGAAAGTTTATTTCTTATGGTCCAAGATAAATCAAGTGATAGGAATTCAGAGAAAATGCTTGTTCGCAAATCAAGTGATCCTGATAATATGAGTCAATGCAGTTCTATTTATCTTCAGGAGAGAGCATGCAGTTCACAGTCAGGAGAAGAAGGAAGCTCTGGGACTGTTCAAAAGCATTCTTCATTGTCTTATGGTGGACTAGTGACAGCTTCTCCCTTAGTTGGTTTACCAGAAGTTTCACATCTTGGATGGGGCCACTGGTTTACTCTTAGAGATCTTCAATTGGCAACAAATCGTTTTGCGGCAGAGAATGTGCTTGGTGAGGGTGGATATGGTGTTGTTTACCGTGGTAGATTGATCAATGGAACTGAGGTAGCAGTGAAGAAGCTTCTGAATAATTT GGGACAGGCGGAGAAAGAATTTAGAGTTGAAGTGGAAGCTATTGGTCATGTTCGACATAAGAATCTAGTGCGACTTTTAGGCTATTGCATAGAAGGAGTTCACAG GATGCTAGTGTATGAATACGTGAACAACGGCAATTTAGAACAATGGCTTCATGGAGCTATGCGCCAGCATGGTCCCCTCACTTGGGAGGCCCGCATGAAGGTTATTCTTGGTACTGCCAAGGC GCTTGCATACTTGCACGAAGCTATAGAGCCTAAAGTAGTTCACCGGGACATTAAATCAAGCAACATCTTAATAGATGATGAGTTTAATGCTAAGGTCTCTGATTTTGGCTTGGCAAAGCTCTTGGATTTTGGAGAAAGTCACATAACAACCAGAGTTATGGGGACATTTGG TTATGTGGCACCTGAATATGCTAATACCGGCTTGTTAAATGAGAAGAGTGACATTTACAGCTTTGGGGTCCTACTACTAGAAGCAGTTACTGGAAGGGACCCTGTGGACTATGGCCGACCTGCTAATGAG GTCAATCTTGTCGAGTGGCTGAAGATGATGGTTGGGACAAGAAGGGCTGAGGAAGTTGTGGATCCAAACCTTGAAGTCAAACCCGCAATGCGATCACTAAAACGTGCACTTCTAGTTGCACTTAGGTGTGTTGATCCTGATGCAGACAAGAGACCCACAATGAGTCAAGTTGTCCGAATGCTTGAAGCTGATGAATATCCATTTCGTGAG GATCGGAGGAACAGAAAGAGCCACACAGCGAGTATGGACATTGAATCTGTGAAAGAATCAAATGATATTGAAAGCAAAGTAGGAGATTCTGAGAGCTATATATCCGAGTCAACACACGGATAG
- the LOC123215726 gene encoding protein NLP1-like, which translates to MNSLQNISKPGSNSTQSLSFDEVANYFSLPLSDAATHLGVCVSVLKKICRENGLDRWPYRKFLCGKSIEEIKKYAAREKYKQIAERSKLARQSAMQPQNNNMSKSHGVSSPTNLQQQQGSKNTVVGQSQVLLNASLTKGIMVPDEFKYGFPSDGLSTATYKWWGSSSSDVNGSTNSEEAETDEVDKNQSEEKADGSATSVLFNEISGNVKQVTETEPQGSGLLTALRKRTVEEGKEALKLGVHKKYCVKKLGRKERLLLLRIF; encoded by the exons aTGAATTCACTTCAAAATATTTCGAAGCCAggctcaaactcaactcaatctCTCTCGTTCGATGAGGTCGCTAACTATTTCTCTTTACCTCTCTCGGACGCGGCCACTCATCTCG GTGTTTGTGTGAGTGTTCTCAAGAAAATTTGCCGCGAGAACGGCCTTGATCGGTGGCCCTATCGCAAG TTTTTATGTGGCAAGAGcattgaagaaataaaaaagtatgCTGCTAgagaaaaatacaaacaaattgcTGAGCGTTCAAAGCTTGCTAGGCAAAg TGCTATGCAACCCCAAAACAATAACATGTCCAAATCGCATGGTGTCTCATCACCTACAAATTTGCAGCAGCAACAAGGAAGCAAGAACACTGTGGTTGGGCAGTCGCAGGTTCTGCTTAACGCAAGCTTGACGAAAGGAATTATGGTTCCAGATGAATTTAAATATGGATTTCCATCAGATGGCTTATCCACTGCTACATATAAATGGTGGGGTAGCAGCAGTTCTGATGTTAATGGGAGTACTAATTCAGAGGAAGCAGAAACTGATGAAGTTGACAAGAATCAATCTGAAGAGAAAGCAGATGGCAGTGCCACTTCAGTATTGTTCAATGAGATATCTGGTAATGTGAAACAGGTGACTGAAACTGAGCCTCAAGGGTCAGGTCTGCTGACAGCTCTGAGAAAGAGAACTGTAGAGGAAGGGAAAGAAGCGCTTAAACTTGGTGTCCATAAGAAGTACTGTGTAAAGAAGCTAGGCAGAAAAGAGAGACTTCTGCTGCTACGAATATTCTGA